One genomic region from Ptychodera flava strain L36383 chromosome 14, AS_Pfla_20210202, whole genome shotgun sequence encodes:
- the LOC139149887 gene encoding cyclin N-terminal domain-containing protein 1-like, whose amino-acid sequence MSAGQIFGSPPEPIFNLDGVCVQPDLLEDILHILASRSEERTKSAVGQNYGQFCGGDCAKYIFLLCERFNQPPETRYLAVDIFDKFMSKHLCGLYKYIRTSKKYVDRKKEWEDLETKLSRLMCLRMVSSVQLASKLCSHCKILTLRKCQRFLAASGHQYTLDSIMLSELSILKTLDFKVPSASALTYIEALLEILGYNDSSTNVKVLHATCLDVLDVTILRRQVVYNKLCTLAINSIEVTKEDLEQFATVEEDMMFLAVAVIGAATYIVDQDTLHRVVDHISKITRIPFADILDFSNILIQECVPVQGTGMT is encoded by the coding sequence ATGTCAGCAGGTCAAATATTTGGCAGCCCACCTGAGCCAATCTTCAACCTTGATGGTGTATGTGTACAACCAGACCTCTTGGAAGACATTTTACACATCTTGGCATCCAGAAGTGAAGAGCGCACCAAATCTGCTGTAGGACAAAATTACGGGCAATTTTGCGGTGGAGACTGTGCAAAGTACATATTTCTGCTATGTGAGCGTTTTAACCAACCACCAGAAACCAGGTATCTTGCTGTCGACATTTTTGACAAGTTCATGTCCAAGCATTTATGTGGACTGTACAAATATATACGGACAAGCAAGAAGTATGTAGATAGGAAGAAAGAATGGGAGGATCTGGAGACAAAGCTTAGCCGCTTGATGTGCTTACGTATGGTTTCCTCTGTGCAATTAGCGAGTAAACTATGTtcacattgtaaaattttgacacTGAGGAAGTGTCAGCGGTTTTTAGCAGCATCAGGTCATCAGTACACGCTAGATAGCATCATGCTTTCTGAACTCAGTATCTTAAAGACTTTGGATTTCAAAGTGCCTTCGGCATCAGCTCTGACATACATTGAAGCCCTTTTGGAGATTCTGGGCTACAACGATAGCAGCACAAATGTAAAAGTGTTGCATGCAACATGCCTTGATGTTCTTGATGTGACAATTCTCAGGAGACAAGTAGTGTACAACAAACTCTGCACTCTAGCCATCAATAGCATAGAGGTCACCAAAGAAGATCTGGAGCAGTTTGCAACAGTTGAAGAAGACATGATGTTCCTCGCAGTGGCTGTTATTGGAGCAGCAACATACATTGTTGATCAAGATACTCTTCATAGAGTTGTGGATCACATCTCTAAAATAACAAGAATTCCTTTTGCAGACATTCTTGATTTTTCCAACATTCTTATACAAGAGTGTGTACCGGTACAGGGTACTGGTATGACATAA